The Pseudomonas alkylphenolica genomic sequence GCCACATCGAAGGTGCCGGCAGCAGGCAGTTTGATGGTCGAGCTGTAGACCCCCGGCGCCACTTCGCGCAGGCTGCGGTCGACGACCAAGGCCGCGCGGGCATTGTGGCCGCGGTTGGCGTAACCGGACATCGGTGCGTTCATGCCTTCGGCATAGAAGTAGGTGGTGTTGTCCACCGGGTTGACCACGAACACCGAGTTCTCATCACGCGCCGCAGTCAAGCCTTGCGCCAGTGGCAGGTCACCCGCCTGGCGCGGTGCGGCAGGTCCGGCTTCGAAGCCCTGGACGATCGGCTGGCGGCCCTCGCCGAGGCTGCTCAGGTTAACCATGGTGACCTTCGGCGAAGCCAGCCCGCGGATGTAGGCATAGGCCTTGGTAAAGGTCAGCTGGTAGGGTTCGGCGGCTACCGGCAGGCTGTGGATCAACCGGTCGGTACTGGCGTCGATCACCAGCGCCTGGCTTTCCAGGGTATTGAGGACGATGCCGAAGCGCCCGTCGCTGCTGAAGCGCATCGGCCCCAGGCCTTGCTTACCCTCGATCCGGTGGCGCAGCTCATGGCTGCGGGCATCGATCACACTGATGCTGCCGTCGCGTCCGTCGGCCACATAAACCGCCTGTGACAGCGCCGAATAGGCCACCGACAGTGGATGCGAGCCGACCTTGAGGGTTTTCACCAGGCGCATTTCGCTGGCATCGATCACACTCAAGGTGCCGCTGTCGCGGTTGCTGACAAAGGCGTAGCGCGAGTCGGCACTGAAGGCGATCTCGTGATGACCGCTACCGGTGGCAAAGAACTTCATGGCCTTGCGGCTGCTGACATCAATCACCGTAACGCCACTGTGTGCCGGATCGCTGGCGTTGTTGCCGACCCACAGCAGGCGCTGGTCCGGCTGCAAGGCCACCCGCAGCGGCTGTTTGCCGGCTGCGATGTTGCCCACACGCTGGAAGGTCTCAGTGTCGATCAACGCCACTTCATCGCGCTCGGGCATCGACACGAACACCTGTTTGTCGTCGTTGCTGGCGACCCAGTCCATGGGCACGCCAGGCAGCTCGATGCGCGCCAGGGTGCTGGTGACCCCGCCGACCGAGACCGACGGATCGATCACGGTCAGGCTGGCATCCTTGTTCAGCACCAGCAAAAAGTAGCTGTTGAGGTCGAGCAACGGCCGCGCGCCGATGCTGCTTTTGAGAAACAGCGCCACCCGTGCCTTGCAGCTTTTGTTACGGTCCTTGGCGGCGTCGCCGGTCAGCGCCGGGTCCAGCCAGGCGCCAGGGGATACGCCCGACAGGGGTTGGCCACTGTTCTGGTCGGTGACTTTGAAACGCACACTGGCAAACGCCCCCTCGGTAAGCACCCCATCGCTGCCCAATGGCCGGGCTTCGAACTCGACGGTGACACCGTCGCGGCTGAGCCGGTGCAGTGCCTGCGGATCGCTCTCGGCCACACCGCCCAACTCGCTGCGCGGGTCGCACCACAAGCTCTCGTAACTGACCCCCAGGCCGATCAGCGTCAAACCTGCCATCAGGCCCAGGTACAACGGTCTATTTTTCTTGTTCATGACCTCTCCCCCTTCCCTTACTGCGCTGGCGCTGTGGTCGGTGGTGCCTCTTCGCTGACCCGCAGCAGCCCCCACAGTCCCGAGGCATTGCCGTAGGCAGCATAGTCGCGGAACAGATAGTCACCGGGTACGGCGTTGCTGCCCCCGGCACTGGGCACCATGAAGCTGAAGTGCGCAGCCGGCAGTACGCTTTCCTGGGCGCCGATGAACATCGCTTGCGGGTTGTAGCCGAAGCGCACCGAGCCGATACCTGGCAAGTTCAAAGGGTAGCCGCTGACATCAGACTTCTCAGCCTGGTAGTTATGCAGCGGCCACAGGTGGCCATCGAGCTGGTACGTAATGCCGCGGCTGCCACCGGTAGGCATCAGCACATGGTTGCGGAACGGCTGGCCCGGCTTGGCCCACAGCACCGGGGTTTGCGGGTCGCCGCCAACCAGGGCGTTGCTGTACGCCATATGGGCGTTGGGTACATCCGCCCAGCCATTGCCATCGGCATGCCCGAACGGTGCATCCGGGGCCAGGCCGAAGCGGAACCACAGTGGCTCGGTCTTGTAGTTGATGGCCATGTTGGAGTTGTCTTTCGGGTCCCCCGGTACGCCATTGCCTTCAGTGGCGATACCTTCCACCGGCCGGCCATCGGCCCAGCGCATGTTCAGCGCCCGCTGCCAGAGGGTGGCGAAGTCGCGATAGGCCGGCTGCCCGGGCACCTGCACGGTGGCCGAGGCACGGCTGGCGCTGTCTTCGGTCCAGGTAGCGGTCTGCGGCAGGATGCTCATGCCACCGATCAGGCCCTTCTGCCCCTGTTTGATGACGTCGGCCGGAGTGATGTTGAGGCCGCCGAACTCGATGGCCGTGGTGTTGATGTTGTCCACCGAACGCCCCGTCTGCATCACCGGCTTGCCTTCACGCTCCAGGTGCCCGGCGTAGTACTGGAACACCTTGCTCGGGTAGGCACCACTGCTGCCGGTGCGTGGCGGTACAGTCTGCACCGGGTTCTGGCCGACGTTGACGCCGTCCGACTTGGTGATGTCATAGGCCAGCAGTTGGGTATGCAGGCCGACATGGCTGGACGGACGCATCAGGTTGTTGTTGAAGGCGGTCGAACCTTCGCTGCCCTGACGGTCACGCTTGACCACGTTCTGCATCACCGCGGTGCTCGGCAGGTCCGTCATCACCATCGGCAGGCGGTTTTCCAGGGTGACTTTCAGGCAGTCGCCGGCAGCGGCTCGCAGTACCAGCGGCTCGATCGGCACGCCGGGCTTGAGTTTGCCGCTGACTGGGTCGAGATCGGCCTTGCGCACATAGAGGATCGCGGTCGGGTCATGCAGCGGACCGGCGTGGCCACCGATGGTGAAAGTCTCGCCATCTTCGGGGTCGGTCACCGTCACCTGCGGGATGCTGGTGCGCCGGCTGTTGTAGACCAGGGTACCGCCATCGGCCTTCAGCGGGCCGCCGACGTGCTGACCAACGCCACTTGGGTCATTGATGCTCACTCCAAGCGGATTGCTGAGGATGTCGTTGGCCAGGGCCGCGACTATTTCATAGCTGCGCTGCACGGTTGGCCGGGTGCCAATACCGTTGGCGTTGGTGGTGTAGCGCGGGCAGATACCGTCAAACGCCACGGTGTTGCGCGCCGCCATGGGCATTGGGTTGTTCGGCAAGGCGAACAGGTCGTTGCGGCTGCTGGTGTAGTTGCGCATCACCCCCCAGATACCGTTCCAGTAGCCTTCGTGGGCGGCATCGAGCGAGTACAGGTAATCACCGTTGGGCGCCGCCGAACTGGAGATCATCGATACCGGCGCCATGAACCCCAGCTGCTCGGAAATGCCCACCATCTGCGAGGCCTTCCACCCCGAGTTGGAGCTGTTGCCGAAGCCCGAGCCGTTCTGCAGCCATTTGACGCCATGCAGGGTCACGTTGTGTTCCTCTTCATGGCCACCGGCATGCATGCGCAGACGCACGTTGTCACCGGAATACGTACGCAACATCGGCGTGAACGGGTCCCCAGGTTCGGCGCCCGCCTTGTTGATGTGCGGCGGGAACAGCGTAGTGCCGCCAGTGGGGCCAACCGCCGAGGTGATTGCCGCTGGCGACATATTCATCGCCGGGATGGCACGGTCGGTACGGCTCTGCATGGCGAACGCCAGGTCACCACCGTAGCCGTCGGCCTGCATGCCGCGCTTGCCGTCCGGTGCGACCTTGTAGGGGTCGTATACGCGCAGGGCCAGCGGTTCGTTACGGTAGTTGACGACGAACATGCCCGGGTCATCCACCGAGATCGCTTGCGGGCAAGGCCGCGACGGGCATCCCGGGAACAGGCCACCGCGGGACTCGACCACTGCTTCTAGCAAGTTCGAGGCTTTCTGCCGCACAGGCGGGTTGATCGCAAAGCGGAAGGTATCAGCGGTTGCCGGGAACGCCTGTCCATTGGGAATACCGTCAGGACCGGCACCGACATACACCCCAGCCTCGTAGGCATGCTGGAAGTCGCTGTACTCCAGGAAGAACTCGCGATAGCTGTCGTTGCGACCGTCACCGTCGTGGTCGCCGGTTTTCACCACGGCTTGCCACGAGGTCGGCCCGCCGTCTTCACGCAGCGCCGGGTTGTACAGTTGCTCGCCGGTTTCGGCGTGGAACCAGGTCGAACCGGCTGGCTCGGCCAGTACGGTGGCGTACAGGCCCAGTTGCTGGTGTGTCGATGGGCCGAGGTGGTCGTGGGTGAAAATGGTCCCCAGGCCACGGTCGACGTTGTGCACATTGACCACCGGGTCGGCGAACCAGCGTTGCATCGCGGTGCGGGCGCCCATCCAGTCCGCGCGCCCGTAGCGGCCGAAGTACGGATGCGGTTTGGCCACAGGGCACTCGGCGCTGCCTTCGCGCAGGTCACCGCTGGAGCATTTGTTGTACTCGCGAATGGCGTGGATGCGTTCGACCACGGTGCCGGGCGAGAGAATGCCGTCTTCGTAGTTCCAGCCGTTGGCCGAACCATCCGCCGCGGTCAGGTCCCATTTTGGCAGGTGGATATGCTGGCCGATGACATCGGTCGGCGTGCGCACCTGATAGTCATCCATCTCGTAGAACGATGGAATCAGGTTGGTGTGCTGGTACATCACACAGTCAAAGGTGTTCATGCGCATCACCAGTGGCTCTGGTGGGCGCTGCTTGTTGATCACCGACCAGGCGTCTTCCCAGAGGGCAATGATGCGCGCCTGCGGGAAGTGGTAGCCGACCTTGTTGTAGACCGCGTCGAACTGGATGTTGGCGCCCTTGTAGATCCGTGGGCGGTCGGCGGTAAAGGTCGAGGAGCCGGTGAAGCTCATGCCATCGAGGCGCTCGCCGCTGTTGAATTCACCGACGCCGGCGGCCAGGGTCAGGCGCTTGGCACGGTCATCCATGCACGGTTCGAAGAACGGCGCGCCGGCAGTAGGCGCCGCGCCATTGGTGCGGAAGTTGCGCGCCACGGTCTGGTTGCCCGGCAATACCGCGTAGCTGGGGTGTTCGAGCTTGGAATGGAAGCTCATCGCGGCCTGTTCGACATCGGTGCCCTCTTCCGGCAGGAACACCGCTTTGGCCTTGGTGATCTGCTTGGTGAAGTCCAGCGCAGTGGTGGTCACGTCAACTTCACCACCGGCCGAGATACCGTCCAGTGCATGGCGTGGCAAGCCGCCGTCCCAACCGCCGACCTGGGCCGGATCAAGGTTGGCCCACAGGGCCTTGCCGGTTTTTTTCAGCTCTCGTGCCTTGTCCGGGTCGAGCATATCCAGCGGCGGGGTCGGCGGACGCTGGCCCACGGTGCTTTCAATGCCGCCAATCCAGAACGGATAGCCGGGGTTTTTCAGGCTGCCATCGAGATTACGGTTGGCGTCGGTACGGTCAACCAATGCCACCGAACCGACCGCCCGAGGTGCAGCATCATGCTGGCCGGAATCGTCATCGCCTTCCTCCTCGTCGTCATCATCGTTTGCAGCGACCAGGGTTTCAGCCAGTTTAGGAATCACCGCAACTTTACCGGGCATCGGCGCCATGGCCTTGCCTGGCAGCGGAACAATTGCCGGAATCGGGGTGCCAGCGATGATTTCCCCATCTGGCAAGGCACGAGCGCCAGCGGCGGGTTTACCGCTACGCAGGGCATACGGCGCGGTGTGATAACCGTCCGCGCCCTGGTTTGAGACTTCAAGCCGGGTGCCCTCTTCGAACACGTCGTGCACCCGCCACATGCTCCACATGCCCTGGGCGAAGTGCGGATAGAAGTGGCAGTGATAGATCGCATCGCCCGCTACGCGGTTGCGGTTGCCCGAGCCGCCGTTGGCGATTTCATAGGTGTAACCGACGCCTGGGCCAATGCCTTGGGCATCAACATAATCGGAGTTGTCGTCGTTGGGGTTGAACAGCCACTGGTGCCCGTGCAGGTGGAAGATGTGCTGTTCATGACCATTGTGGGTATTGCGGAATTTGACGAAGTCACCAATGTAGCTGTGGTTGACGTTGGCAGGTTCTGCCGGGAACAGCGCCATGCTGGCCTTGACCCCGACCTGGTCGGCGCTCGGCGTCTGCCCTGGGCGAATATTCTCAAGGCCGACGTTGGCTGGCACGTCCACCAGCATGGCCACGTCGCCCACCGTGTGCGAACTGAGGAAAAACTCCTCGTAGGCGCATGACAGGCAGTCATGCATCGGCCCCACGCCCAGGCGGTTGGCCACCACTTCTGCACCCATGCCGCCGGAACCGTAGTTGATCATGAACGAGTCGCGTGTCGGCTCCAGCACATGCCCCATTACCGGGTCAGCCCAATAACCGGGGAACGCCTGGGTGGCGGCGGCCTCATCGGTGAACTGCGCGGCAAAGTCGCGAAACGGCTCCAGGCGATTGGGTATCGCCGGATTGCGCTTGCCGATGCTTTCCAGCGGGTACGTCGAGGGCGGGAAGCTGCCATCGGCATTCGGGCCCATGACCACCGCGTCGGTTTCGCTGTTGATGATCTCGTTGCCATCGACCATGGCAATGATCGGCGAACCGGCCTTGCCTTCGCGGATCCAGGGTTCGCGCTGTGGATAGCGCGCCTGGTAGTCGACGATCGGCTGACCGGTCGGTGCACGGCCAGTGGTGGCCAGGCGCATCTCTTCTTCGGTCAGGGTGTTGCGGTAGGTGCGGGCATATTTCGGCAGCACCACCACCTGGCCAAACAAGCCGTTGGCGACGTTGCCGGCACCGCCCTGACCACCGAAAGTGGCGCCCTGGCTGGTGGCGGCGAACGCACCTTCGCGCTCGGCGTACAAGGTGTAGCTGCGGGTGCCACCGGGAGCGATCAGGAAGTTGCCGTTACGGCCGGTGTTGGCGGCAATGTCGCCGATGCTGTTGACCGCCTGCATGCCATTGACCTGAAAACCGACATGGCGGTCGGTGACTTGGTCATCAACCACGAAACCGTGCTCGCCACCGGCTTCATTACCTTCGGCACCTTCGTTTTCCTCGGCTTCGTTCTCTTCGCCTTCGATTTCTTCTTCGTGATCGATACCGTGCTTGTTCGGGTTGGCCTGGTAGGCCAGCAGGTTCTGCAGGTTCACGGTAAGACAGTCACCGGCCGCTACCCGCAGCACGATCGGCCGCGGCCGCTTGTCCGGGCGCAGGGTGACCTGGCCCGGCACTGCGGCGCCGCCGTTGTCCAGAGACACCTGGTTCACGTCGACTACATCGCGGCGCAGGGCGAACATCATGCCGTTGGCATTTTGCGCACCGAGGCGGTTGAACATCAGTGGCTGATCGAGCGCCACCACGTTGGCCACCAGATTGCGCTCGCAGCGCACGGCGGCTTCGCTGACGGTGTGCCAGCCAAAGGTGGCGGCGGTGATCAGCAGTGAAGTCAGGACTGAGCCTTTGATCGGAGTCATCATGGCGTGCCTCGGGTGGTGCAAGTGGACTCTGGAGAGGCATGAGCAAGCCTCGTGCCATTGTTTTTTATTGTTGTTTTTCAGTCACTTAAACTACTGAATGAATCTCAATTGGGGGTTATCCCCCGCTATTCCCCACTATTCGGGGGTGCCTCTGTGGGTGTGTGGGTGGGAGCGGGCTTGCCCCGCGATCTGATGTGGCTGACAGCCCGCAATCGCGGGGCAAGCCCGCTCCCACCGGGTCTTCCGAGCGTTCATAGCGGCGCATCCATGGCCAAGCCCTGCAAGCGCCGGTACTGACGCAGCACTTTCGGCACATAACGCTGGGTCTCGGCATAAGGCGGCACCACCCGACCACGGCGCATCACCGCATCAGGGCCGGCGTTATAGGCGGCCACGGCGAGAGTGATGTCGTTATCGAAGAGATTCAGCATGCGTTTGAGGTAGCGTGCCCCACCCTGCAGGTTCGAGGCCGGGTCCAGCGAGTTCTTCACCCCTAATTCCCGCGCGGTGTCAGGCATCAGTTGCATCAGCCCGACCGCGCCACTGGGCGAGCGCGCATTGGGGTTGTAGCGCGACTCGGCCTGGATCACCGCATGCAGCAGTGCCGCCGGCAAGTCGTTGGCCTCGGCCGCCGCCGCCACCAGCTCGGCATAGGGCATACCGGTGATCAGTTGCGCCTGGCCGCTGCCGGCCAGGCTTACCCCGGGTTCGCTGATCACCCGTTGATAGGTGCGACCCGGTCGGTGGACGTTGGACAGCACGTAGCTGCCGTCGGTCTTGATGGAGATATACACATCGGCCTGGACCTGGTGGGTCCACGCCAGCCATACAAAGAGTCCTGCAGTGAGCCAGTGCATCGTCACGCCCTCCCCGTTTGCGTTCCCCGAAAAGTGGGGGATATGCCCCGATTGCCGAGGCTTTTATCCACTGACGCAAGCACTGTGCCGCCTTGCCGGGCCCGTGGCGCAAAGGCTCGGCGCAGACGCGCACGGCAATTGCATAAGCCCTTGCAGGCGCACTACGGAGGGCCTTGTCATGAACAAAAAAAAGTACTCGCAACAAGGGTTCACCCTGCTCGAACTGCTGGTGGTGTTGGTGGTACTGGGTCTGCTTGCCGGCATCGTTGCCCCCAAGTACTTCAGTCAGTTGGGACGCTCGGAGGCCAAGGTGGCCAGGGCGCAGATTGAAGGCTTGAGCAAGGCGCTGGACCTGTATCGCCTGGAAGTGGGGCATTACCCCAATTCCGAGCAAGGCCTGCAGGCGCTGGTCACCGCGCCCAGCGATGAGAGCCGCTGGTCTGGCCCTTACCTGCAGAAAAAAGTCCCTCAGGACCCTTGGGGGCGTAACTACATCTACCGCCAACCCGGTGAAAACGGCGAGTACGACCTGCTCTCCATGGGCAAGGACGGCCAGCCTGGCGGCGACGGCGAGAACGCCGAGATCACCAGCTGGCAATAAGCGGAGGATCGACACATGCGCTACGAGCTCAAGGCATTGGGGAAATCCGGTGTGGTCCTGCTCACGCTGGACGCCCAGGACGCCGGCCAGGCCCGCCTGCAGGCCGAGCAACAAGGCTTGCGGGTGGTCAGCGTGCGTAACTGCGAGCGCTTTGCGAAGTTGCGATGGCGGCGCGCAGAAACCTTCGACCTGGTGCTGTTCAGCCAGGAGCTGACCACCCTGCTCAATGCCGGCCTGCCGCTGATCGATGCGCTGGAAAGCCTGGCGGAAAAAGAGTCGGCGCCACAGGCGCGCAAGACCCTCGGCGAGTTGGTGCGCCTGCTCTATGAAGGCAAATCCTTCTCCCAGGCTTTGGGGCAATTACCCAGCGTGTTCCCGGCGCTGTATATCGCCCTGGTACAGTCGAGCGAGAAGACCGGCGCGCTGGGGGATGCCCTGGGGCGCTACGTCGCTTATCGCAAGCGCATGGACGAAGTGCGGCAGAAGATCGTCAGCGCCTCGATCTATCCATTGCTGCTGTTGCTGGTCGGCGGTGGCGTGGTGCTGTTTCTGCTCGGCTATGTGGTGCCGCGCTTCAGCCTGGTGTTCGAAGGCCTGGGCACCGAACTGCCGTGGCTGTCGCGCTGGCTGATGCAGGCCGGGATGTTCCTGCATGCTCACCAGGCTCCGCTGGGCCTGGGCTTTCTCGGCTCGATGGCGGGTTTGTTTGTACTGCGCCGTGATCCCCGGGTACGGCGCTGGCTGAACCGCCAGATGGAGCGCCTGCCTGCCCTGCACCGGCGCCTGGTGATGTATGAACTGGCGCGTTTCTACCGCTCGCTGGGGATCCTGCTGCAAGGCGGCATCCCGATTCTCACCGCCATGGAAATGGCCCGCGGCCTGCTCGGCGTCGCTGCCAAGCAACGCCTGGAACATGCCTGTGAGCGGGTGCGCGAAGGCCTGTCATTGTCGGCGGCGCTGGAGGCCGGGCAACTGGTGACGCCGGTGTCCCTGCGCTTGCTGCGGGCTGGCGAGCAATCGGGCAATCTCGGGCAGATGATGGAGCGCAGCGCCGACTTCTACGACGAAGAAATCAGCCGCTGGATCGAGTGGTTCGTGCGTCTGTTCGAACCCTTGCTGATGACATTCATCGGCCTGTTGATCGGCTTGATCGTGATCCTGATGTACATGCCGATCTTCGAGTTGGCTTCCAGCATTCACTAGCAGCCAACGTGACAATCCTGCCCGCTTGCTGTATAGATTCGGCCACCAAGGGGAGCCCGGCAACGGGCTGAGAAACCGCTGACAGCTGCAGCGCGGTGACCCTTCGAACCTGATCCGGATCATGCCGGCGAAGGGATGGGGATTGCCAACCTGCCTTTTTGCCGGTCTCACTGCGAGGCCGCCCATGTCAGCTTTACCCGGTCTCGCTGTCGCCATCTTTGAGGACAGCCCAATGACCGAACGCTTCACCGATACCCTTCGCCGCCAGAGTGAGCCGAGCTGGACGCAATCGATCGAGCACCGTTTCGTTAACGAACTGCTCGACGGCACCCTCGACGATGCGGTGCTGGTCAATTACCTGATCCAGGACCACCGCTTCATTGACGCCTTCCTGACCTTGCTCGGCGCGGCCATTGCCAGTGCCGACACCTTCGAGGCGCGTATCCGCCTGGGGCGCTTCACCGGGGTGATTTCGGGTGAGGAGAACACCTACTTCCTGCGCGCCTTCGAGGCGCTCGGGGTCACTGAGGCGCAACGCCTTGAGGCACCCGATTCAGTGCCGACCGCGGGCTTCAAGGCGATCATGCGTGAGGCGGCGGCCACCCGTTCCTATGCTGCGGCCCTGGCGGTGCTGAACGTTGCCGAAGGCTTGTATCTGGATTGGGCCCTGCGCGCGCCAAAGCAACTGCCTCCGCGTTTCGAGCATGCTGAGTGGATCACCCTGCACGACAATCCGGACTTCCAGAGCTTCGTGGCGTTTCTACGTGCGGAACTGGACCGGGTGGGGCCGGCGCAAGCGCAGATCAGTACCGATTTCTTCCTGCGTGCAGTTGCGCTGGAACACGCCTTTTTCGACGCTGCTTACGATA encodes the following:
- a CDS encoding TenA family protein; its protein translation is MTERFTDTLRRQSEPSWTQSIEHRFVNELLDGTLDDAVLVNYLIQDHRFIDAFLTLLGAAIASADTFEARIRLGRFTGVISGEENTYFLRAFEALGVTEAQRLEAPDSVPTAGFKAIMREAAATRSYAAALAVLNVAEGLYLDWALRAPKQLPPRFEHAEWITLHDNPDFQSFVAFLRAELDRVGPAQAQISTDFFLRAVALEHAFFDAAYDIKG
- the mnxG gene encoding manganese-oxidizing multicopper oxidase MnxG, which produces MMTPIKGSVLTSLLITAATFGWHTVSEAAVRCERNLVANVVALDQPLMFNRLGAQNANGMMFALRRDVVDVNQVSLDNGGAAVPGQVTLRPDKRPRPIVLRVAAGDCLTVNLQNLLAYQANPNKHGIDHEEEIEGEENEAEENEGAEGNEAGGEHGFVVDDQVTDRHVGFQVNGMQAVNSIGDIAANTGRNGNFLIAPGGTRSYTLYAEREGAFAATSQGATFGGQGGAGNVANGLFGQVVVLPKYARTYRNTLTEEEMRLATTGRAPTGQPIVDYQARYPQREPWIREGKAGSPIIAMVDGNEIINSETDAVVMGPNADGSFPPSTYPLESIGKRNPAIPNRLEPFRDFAAQFTDEAAATQAFPGYWADPVMGHVLEPTRDSFMINYGSGGMGAEVVANRLGVGPMHDCLSCAYEEFFLSSHTVGDVAMLVDVPANVGLENIRPGQTPSADQVGVKASMALFPAEPANVNHSYIGDFVKFRNTHNGHEQHIFHLHGHQWLFNPNDDNSDYVDAQGIGPGVGYTYEIANGGSGNRNRVAGDAIYHCHFYPHFAQGMWSMWRVHDVFEEGTRLEVSNQGADGYHTAPYALRSGKPAAGARALPDGEIIAGTPIPAIVPLPGKAMAPMPGKVAVIPKLAETLVAANDDDDEEEGDDDSGQHDAAPRAVGSVALVDRTDANRNLDGSLKNPGYPFWIGGIESTVGQRPPTPPLDMLDPDKARELKKTGKALWANLDPAQVGGWDGGLPRHALDGISAGGEVDVTTTALDFTKQITKAKAVFLPEEGTDVEQAAMSFHSKLEHPSYAVLPGNQTVARNFRTNGAAPTAGAPFFEPCMDDRAKRLTLAAGVGEFNSGERLDGMSFTGSSTFTADRPRIYKGANIQFDAVYNKVGYHFPQARIIALWEDAWSVINKQRPPEPLVMRMNTFDCVMYQHTNLIPSFYEMDDYQVRTPTDVIGQHIHLPKWDLTAADGSANGWNYEDGILSPGTVVERIHAIREYNKCSSGDLREGSAECPVAKPHPYFGRYGRADWMGARTAMQRWFADPVVNVHNVDRGLGTIFTHDHLGPSTHQQLGLYATVLAEPAGSTWFHAETGEQLYNPALREDGGPTSWQAVVKTGDHDGDGRNDSYREFFLEYSDFQHAYEAGVYVGAGPDGIPNGQAFPATADTFRFAINPPVRQKASNLLEAVVESRGGLFPGCPSRPCPQAISVDDPGMFVVNYRNEPLALRVYDPYKVAPDGKRGMQADGYGGDLAFAMQSRTDRAIPAMNMSPAAITSAVGPTGGTTLFPPHINKAGAEPGDPFTPMLRTYSGDNVRLRMHAGGHEEEHNVTLHGVKWLQNGSGFGNSSNSGWKASQMVGISEQLGFMAPVSMISSSAAPNGDYLYSLDAAHEGYWNGIWGVMRNYTSSRNDLFALPNNPMPMAARNTVAFDGICPRYTTNANGIGTRPTVQRSYEIVAALANDILSNPLGVSINDPSGVGQHVGGPLKADGGTLVYNSRRTSIPQVTVTDPEDGETFTIGGHAGPLHDPTAILYVRKADLDPVSGKLKPGVPIEPLVLRAAAGDCLKVTLENRLPMVMTDLPSTAVMQNVVKRDRQGSEGSTAFNNNLMRPSSHVGLHTQLLAYDITKSDGVNVGQNPVQTVPPRTGSSGAYPSKVFQYYAGHLEREGKPVMQTGRSVDNINTTAIEFGGLNITPADVIKQGQKGLIGGMSILPQTATWTEDSASRASATVQVPGQPAYRDFATLWQRALNMRWADGRPVEGIATEGNGVPGDPKDNSNMAINYKTEPLWFRFGLAPDAPFGHADGNGWADVPNAHMAYSNALVGGDPQTPVLWAKPGQPFRNHVLMPTGGSRGITYQLDGHLWPLHNYQAEKSDVSGYPLNLPGIGSVRFGYNPQAMFIGAQESVLPAAHFSFMVPSAGGSNAVPGDYLFRDYAAYGNASGLWGLLRVSEEAPPTTAPAQ
- a CDS encoding lytic transglycosylase domain-containing protein, which produces MHWLTAGLFVWLAWTHQVQADVYISIKTDGSYVLSNVHRPGRTYQRVISEPGVSLAGSGQAQLITGMPYAELVAAAAEANDLPAALLHAVIQAESRYNPNARSPSGAVGLMQLMPDTARELGVKNSLDPASNLQGGARYLKRMLNLFDNDITLAVAAYNAGPDAVMRRGRVVPPYAETQRYVPKVLRQYRRLQGLAMDAPL
- a CDS encoding cytochrome D1 domain-containing protein, giving the protein MNKKNRPLYLGLMAGLTLIGLGVSYESLWCDPRSELGGVAESDPQALHRLSRDGVTVEFEARPLGSDGVLTEGAFASVRFKVTDQNSGQPLSGVSPGAWLDPALTGDAAKDRNKSCKARVALFLKSSIGARPLLDLNSYFLLVLNKDASLTVIDPSVSVGGVTSTLARIELPGVPMDWVASNDDKQVFVSMPERDEVALIDTETFQRVGNIAAGKQPLRVALQPDQRLLWVGNNASDPAHSGVTVIDVSSRKAMKFFATGSGHHEIAFSADSRYAFVSNRDSGTLSVIDASEMRLVKTLKVGSHPLSVAYSALSQAVYVADGRDGSISVIDARSHELRHRIEGKQGLGPMRFSSDGRFGIVLNTLESQALVIDASTDRLIHSLPVAAEPYQLTFTKAYAYIRGLASPKVTMVNLSSLGEGRQPIVQGFEAGPAAPRQAGDLPLAQGLTAARDENSVFVVNPVDNTTYFYAEGMNAPMSGYANRGHNARAALVVDRSLREVAPGVYSSTIKLPAAGTFDVAFLLNQPQIIHCFSTEVAASSTAPHRLLPQVEFMLEPKVAVQGSPFTARFRIVEGNGSPRNGIKDLSVRYFLAPSSRARDSRVHEVGDGVYEAPLELAEAGAWYLHVQAPSLGSAFAEKNYTSLRVLPAAAQQASDSGSRSVR
- a CDS encoding type II secretion system F family protein, which encodes MRYELKALGKSGVVLLTLDAQDAGQARLQAEQQGLRVVSVRNCERFAKLRWRRAETFDLVLFSQELTTLLNAGLPLIDALESLAEKESAPQARKTLGELVRLLYEGKSFSQALGQLPSVFPALYIALVQSSEKTGALGDALGRYVAYRKRMDEVRQKIVSASIYPLLLLLVGGGVVLFLLGYVVPRFSLVFEGLGTELPWLSRWLMQAGMFLHAHQAPLGLGFLGSMAGLFVLRRDPRVRRWLNRQMERLPALHRRLVMYELARFYRSLGILLQGGIPILTAMEMARGLLGVAAKQRLEHACERVREGLSLSAALEAGQLVTPVSLRLLRAGEQSGNLGQMMERSADFYDEEISRWIEWFVRLFEPLLMTFIGLLIGLIVILMYMPIFELASSIH
- the gspG gene encoding type II secretion system major pseudopilin GspG; the encoded protein is MNKKKYSQQGFTLLELLVVLVVLGLLAGIVAPKYFSQLGRSEAKVARAQIEGLSKALDLYRLEVGHYPNSEQGLQALVTAPSDESRWSGPYLQKKVPQDPWGRNYIYRQPGENGEYDLLSMGKDGQPGGDGENAEITSWQ